The Spirosoma foliorum genome has a window encoding:
- a CDS encoding DUF11 domain-containing protein, whose translation MSTFSKWVFLFVIWPFVAVAQLQISHPMARLVVQRGTDGTGRMYLSGRLTGAVDRVEAQLTPVAAGQGTATAWQTVQTNPTNNIFLGYITGTGGWYVLTVRTIVNNAVTAQATVQPVGIGEVFVTAGQSNARGLGIGDNDLGTNTDRVNAIDSINHYYPPNGQALVSSGDPSPVPVYKALTATKRVFPMAESSWGWGELGDYIVNRYNVPVTFYVTGWDGSTVDNWASTANGIPTCNRYNCSSGNWPNLQPYTNLKNVMQYYLSISGARTVLWHQGEAEYGDNTTGSIPNYVTNLKTVIQKSRQDFGGKNLSWMVARVSFDGSTTRPEVIAKQQEVINTAGLNVFQGPYNDTIQLRNAGTTDVHFRNISRPSPHPQYYLNPNTIPQDMGLSRFARNWNNSLDNAFFQNAQPITPTQFAVTGNLASYVTPGASLTVTFTTLGTFDSGNQWQVQLLDSLGQYKSVLSSGATSPIQVTLPSNLQSGHFQIRVVSTSPAMPAVPSNLFLITTTPPQPQADVSLAMAVTNRTPDLNSPVTISLFVRNDGPDPATGIIVRNRLPANLAFISSTDFSSSSTVLTSSPINLSAGTTQSLSFIAQPTALGTYQNAAEIAQATSVDPDSQPNSGTGDGQDDMAQLDFRTRQDGGSVFTSPNPNQVPLPNVIGNQPTPDPAKADVSISLIVNNRTPQVNDVISYSLTISNQGGLTATGLSVTAYLPAGQTFVSGDDFGLSGGNPVGGISSLAAGTSFTLVFRAKATAVGYGLCTAQLTAASVPDPDSTPNNGTTNGEDDTAQIDVRVR comes from the coding sequence ATGTCCACATTTTCAAAATGGGTTTTTCTGTTCGTCATCTGGCCCTTCGTTGCGGTAGCGCAACTCCAGATTTCACACCCAATGGCACGTCTTGTTGTACAGCGGGGAACAGACGGCACTGGACGAATGTATCTATCTGGACGACTCACCGGGGCTGTTGATCGGGTAGAAGCTCAATTAACGCCTGTGGCAGCCGGGCAAGGAACCGCTACAGCCTGGCAAACCGTCCAAACCAATCCGACCAACAACATTTTTCTGGGGTATATAACGGGTACTGGTGGTTGGTATGTACTGACTGTTCGCACCATTGTAAACAATGCAGTAACCGCCCAAGCGACAGTTCAACCCGTTGGCATTGGTGAAGTTTTTGTTACGGCGGGTCAATCAAATGCACGTGGCCTGGGTATCGGCGATAATGACCTTGGCACCAATACTGACCGTGTCAATGCCATCGATTCCATTAATCATTACTACCCGCCTAATGGGCAAGCCCTTGTCTCTTCTGGTGATCCTTCGCCCGTACCTGTTTACAAAGCATTAACAGCTACAAAACGCGTCTTTCCGATGGCCGAAAGCTCGTGGGGCTGGGGCGAGTTAGGTGATTACATTGTCAATCGATATAATGTGCCTGTAACCTTCTATGTAACAGGCTGGGATGGCTCAACAGTCGACAACTGGGCCAGTACGGCCAATGGTATCCCAACTTGTAACCGGTACAATTGTAGTTCAGGCAATTGGCCAAATCTACAGCCCTATACCAATCTGAAGAACGTGATGCAGTATTATCTGTCAATATCGGGTGCTCGAACTGTGCTCTGGCATCAGGGAGAGGCTGAGTATGGCGATAACACAACGGGTAGTATCCCCAATTATGTGACTAATTTAAAGACCGTTATCCAGAAGTCACGGCAGGATTTCGGCGGTAAAAATCTTTCCTGGATGGTGGCACGCGTTTCGTTCGATGGCAGTACAACACGACCCGAGGTAATTGCAAAGCAACAGGAAGTTATTAATACGGCGGGCTTAAATGTATTCCAGGGACCTTACAACGACACTATTCAGCTGCGTAATGCGGGTACAACCGATGTACACTTTCGGAACATTAGTCGCCCATCTCCGCATCCGCAATACTATTTAAATCCGAACACAATTCCGCAAGACATGGGACTTTCGCGGTTTGCCCGCAACTGGAACAACAGCCTCGACAATGCTTTTTTCCAGAACGCGCAACCGATCACTCCCACTCAATTTGCCGTTACGGGAAATCTGGCAAGTTATGTAACGCCTGGGGCTTCGCTAACCGTCACCTTTACAACACTGGGCACATTCGATTCGGGAAATCAGTGGCAGGTGCAGCTACTTGATTCACTAGGACAATATAAAAGCGTATTAAGTAGTGGCGCCACAAGCCCGATTCAGGTAACCTTGCCGAGTAATCTGCAAAGTGGTCATTTCCAGATTCGGGTTGTCTCCACATCGCCAGCCATGCCAGCGGTGCCCTCCAATTTATTTCTCATTACAACCACACCGCCACAACCCCAGGCAGATGTAAGTTTGGCTATGGCGGTTACGAACCGAACCCCTGACCTAAATAGTCCTGTTACGATTAGCCTGTTCGTTCGTAACGATGGCCCCGATCCGGCGACAGGTATCATCGTGCGAAATCGACTGCCAGCGAATCTGGCCTTTATATCGTCTACTGATTTTTCTTCAAGCAGCACCGTATTAACTAGTTCGCCCATAAATCTTTCTGCAGGCACGACTCAGTCGCTCAGCTTTATTGCCCAACCAACGGCCCTTGGGACGTACCAAAACGCGGCCGAAATTGCCCAGGCAACATCTGTTGACCCAGACAGCCAACCAAACTCGGGCACAGGCGATGGGCAGGACGATATGGCACAGCTAGACTTTCGAACTCGTCAGGATGGAGGTAGCGTGTTTACCTCGCCTAATCCAAATCAGGTCCCACTACCCAATGTGATTGGTAATCAGCCTACTCCCGACCCCGCCAAAGCCGACGTGAGCATTAGTCTAATCGTTAACAACCGTACCCCTCAAGTGAATGACGTAATTAGTTATTCGTTGACGATCAGTAATCAGGGTGGTTTAACCGCAACAGGGTTGAGCGTAACGGCTTATTTACCCGCTGGTCAAACCTTCGTTTCGGGTGATGATTTTGGGCTATCGGGCGGCAATCCTGTTGGTGGCATTAGTAGTCTGGCAGCTGGTACTAGTTTTACACTCGTATTTCGAGCAAAAGCAACGGCTGTAGGGTATGGTCTATGCACAGCCCAACTAACAGCCGCGAGTGTTCCAGATCCAGATTCCACGCCCAATAACGGAACCACCAATGGCGAAGACGATACCGCCCAGATAGATGTTCGTGTCCGGTAA
- a CDS encoding DUF1501 domain-containing protein, whose translation MNKLLHELQQAAAERETRRHFLHTCSTGLGAMALSSVLSSCGFFGKSTPQDNTVGSVLSGEPTAPHPSQFVPKAKRVIYIHMAGSPSQLELFDYKPELAKYNGKDCPQALLEGKKFAFIRGTPKMLGPQGKFAQHGQSGAWVSNYLPHLQGAVDDITFLKAMHTDQFNHAPAQLLMHTGSARLGRPSMGSWVTYGLGTENDNLPGYIVLASGGKQPDAGKSVWGSGFLPTVYQGVQCRTDGDPVLYASDPSGMNRNIRKQTIDAISQINQQQYDDVKDPEILTRIAQYELAFRMQMSVPDAMDIKSEPQYIMDSYGVDPNKGSFARNCLLARRLVERGVRFVQLFDWGWDTHGTSADGSIDIGLHAKCKESDQAVAALLNDLKQRGLLDDTLVVWGGEFGRTPMQENRDGQTLPFMGRDHHLDAFTVWMAGGGVKKGFSFGETDDIGYYGVKDKVHIHDLQATILHLLGFDHTKLTYQFQGRPFRLTDVAGKVVKPILA comes from the coding sequence ATGAACAAACTCCTTCACGAACTTCAACAGGCAGCTGCCGAACGCGAAACACGGCGGCACTTTCTGCATACTTGTTCAACTGGACTGGGCGCTATGGCCCTTAGCTCTGTTCTTAGTAGCTGTGGGTTCTTCGGAAAAAGCACACCACAAGACAATACCGTTGGGAGTGTACTATCTGGAGAACCCACAGCCCCTCACCCATCGCAGTTCGTGCCCAAAGCAAAGCGGGTTATTTATATCCATATGGCGGGTTCGCCCAGCCAGTTGGAGTTGTTCGATTATAAACCCGAACTGGCAAAGTACAATGGCAAAGATTGTCCGCAGGCTCTGCTCGAAGGAAAAAAGTTTGCGTTCATTCGGGGTACTCCGAAAATGCTCGGTCCACAGGGAAAATTTGCCCAACACGGACAATCAGGGGCTTGGGTATCCAACTATTTACCCCATTTGCAGGGTGCTGTCGATGATATAACATTTCTGAAGGCCATGCACACCGACCAATTCAATCACGCACCCGCTCAATTGCTGATGCACACGGGTAGTGCGCGGCTGGGCCGCCCGAGTATGGGCTCATGGGTAACGTATGGGCTTGGCACTGAAAACGACAACTTACCTGGCTATATCGTGCTGGCTTCGGGCGGGAAACAACCCGATGCAGGAAAATCGGTTTGGGGAAGTGGCTTTCTACCAACGGTTTACCAGGGCGTCCAATGTCGGACTGATGGCGATCCTGTTCTTTACGCATCCGATCCATCTGGTATGAACCGCAATATTCGGAAGCAAACCATCGACGCCATTAGTCAGATCAATCAACAACAATACGACGATGTTAAAGACCCCGAAATCCTGACCCGTATTGCTCAATACGAACTGGCGTTTCGGATGCAGATGTCCGTTCCCGATGCGATGGATATCAAGAGCGAGCCCCAGTATATTATGGATAGCTACGGAGTCGATCCCAATAAAGGCTCATTTGCCCGAAACTGCCTGTTAGCACGCCGGTTAGTTGAGCGAGGAGTTCGGTTTGTACAACTTTTCGATTGGGGTTGGGATACCCACGGCACCAGCGCCGACGGTTCAATTGATATTGGTCTGCACGCAAAATGTAAGGAATCAGATCAGGCCGTAGCTGCTTTACTCAACGATCTCAAACAACGTGGCTTGCTGGACGATACGCTGGTTGTTTGGGGTGGCGAATTTGGCCGGACACCCATGCAGGAAAATCGCGATGGGCAAACTTTACCGTTCATGGGCCGCGATCACCACCTCGATGCGTTTACTGTCTGGATGGCGGGCGGTGGTGTCAAAAAAGGCTTTTCGTTCGGCGAAACCGATGACATTGGCTACTACGGCGTGAAAGACAAAGTGCATATTCACGACCTGCAAGCCACGATTCTGCACCTGTTAGGTTTCGACCATACCAAACTTACCTACCAGTTTCAGGGGCGACCGTTCCGACTAACCGATGTGGCCGGAAAGGTTGTCAAGCCAATTCTGGCATAA
- a CDS encoding DUF1553 domain-containing protein: protein MKTQWILVGTAGAAVALLLSSFLGIFEKRVDYNTQIKPLLNKNCIACHGGVKKAAGFSLLFKQEALAPAKSGKLAIVPGDADASEMIRRLTLTDPDERMPLDHPALKPDEIDLLRKWIDQGAEWGDHWAYQSVEKPDVPTIGTLLSRLGITNNAETDWAKNEIDNFILDKLKQDQLTPSLEADRATLIRRVSLDLIGLPPTEKEVADFVADKSPEAYEKVVDRLLKSPAYGERWTGMWLDLARYADTKGYERDPGRKIWRYRDWLIKAFNQDKPFDKFTVEQLAGDLLPSPTDDQLIATGFHRNTMTNDEGGTQDEEFRTAAVLDRVNTTWDAFNGTTFACIQCHSHPYDPFTHDEYYKFLAFFNNSRDEDVTSDTPTLRFYKTEDSLKLVGLQKFIAASIPNSKQAQANIEQVTHLLRTIEPKINSHDFDQYVNASLLNAKYFGFQGKGSCRIKNVTLTGRPRLLLKWGTKATNATVTIHQDKLDGPILAKIPTPNPGKDTVQMIPLPPIQGRHSLYLSLDSPEKPKDWVQIKWVAFTPVLPGQPQNAVGEKDKLLLDLLNTDVEQTPIMLDGSGDLARETHVFDRGNWMVKGKRVTPDVPKSFPAMDPKLPKNRLGMAQWMVSREHPLTARVAVNRFWEQLFGTGIVETVEDMGTQGIQPTHRELLDYLAAEFMETDQWSVKKLLKKMVMSATYRQQSNASPEMLAKDPFNKLLARGPRVRLSSEAVHDQALAVSGLLSYKMYGPSVMPMQPDGIWQSPYDGESWKQSTGEDLHRRALYTYWKRTAPYPSMVTFDSPSREFCQLRRLRTNTPLQALVTLNDPVYVEAAQNLGEYMRTHGSSPEQQIQAGFRQVMLRDLAPKKLAVLAKLYRSTEYYYRQKPGEAENLLDHPGFDCKKVSPQLAALTVTANTMLNLDEVITKE, encoded by the coding sequence ATGAAAACTCAGTGGATACTTGTTGGTACAGCAGGGGCGGCAGTTGCCTTACTGCTCTCGTCGTTTCTTGGCATTTTCGAGAAACGAGTGGACTACAATACCCAAATCAAGCCCTTACTCAATAAAAACTGCATTGCCTGTCACGGAGGAGTCAAAAAAGCCGCCGGTTTTTCGCTGTTATTTAAGCAGGAAGCACTCGCTCCCGCCAAATCGGGGAAACTCGCTATTGTCCCTGGCGATGCCGATGCCAGTGAGATGATTCGGCGGCTCACCCTGACCGATCCCGACGAGCGCATGCCTCTTGACCACCCTGCCCTAAAACCCGACGAAATTGACCTTCTCCGAAAATGGATTGATCAGGGAGCCGAATGGGGTGACCACTGGGCATATCAGTCGGTAGAAAAGCCCGACGTTCCCACAATTGGTACATTGCTGAGCCGTCTGGGAATAACCAATAATGCCGAAACGGATTGGGCTAAGAATGAGATTGATAACTTCATTCTGGATAAACTAAAGCAGGATCAGTTAACACCTTCGCTCGAAGCCGACCGAGCTACCTTGATTCGGCGAGTTTCGCTTGATCTTATCGGGTTACCGCCAACAGAAAAAGAAGTCGCCGATTTCGTAGCTGATAAATCACCAGAAGCTTATGAAAAAGTGGTCGATCGGCTGCTAAAATCCCCTGCTTATGGCGAGCGCTGGACGGGCATGTGGCTCGATCTGGCCCGTTACGCCGACACCAAAGGCTATGAGCGCGATCCGGGTCGTAAAATCTGGCGCTACCGGGATTGGCTCATCAAGGCTTTTAATCAGGACAAACCCTTCGACAAGTTTACGGTTGAGCAGTTGGCGGGCGATTTACTGCCGTCGCCAACTGACGATCAGCTCATTGCCACAGGTTTTCATCGAAATACGATGACTAATGATGAAGGCGGCACGCAGGATGAAGAATTCCGAACTGCGGCTGTGCTCGACCGGGTCAACACAACCTGGGACGCATTTAATGGAACCACCTTCGCCTGCATCCAATGTCATAGCCATCCTTACGACCCGTTTACCCACGACGAGTATTACAAATTCCTCGCCTTTTTCAACAACTCCCGCGACGAGGACGTAACAAGTGATACGCCTACACTCCGATTCTACAAGACCGAAGATTCACTTAAACTCGTTGGTTTACAGAAGTTCATTGCAGCCAGCATTCCAAATTCGAAACAGGCACAAGCGAATATTGAACAAGTCACGCACCTGCTCCGCACCATTGAGCCGAAGATCAATTCCCACGATTTTGATCAATATGTCAATGCTTCGCTCCTCAATGCTAAATACTTCGGATTTCAGGGCAAAGGTTCGTGCCGGATTAAAAATGTAACGCTGACGGGTCGCCCGCGCTTGCTGCTCAAATGGGGTACCAAAGCAACCAATGCCACGGTTACCATTCATCAGGATAAGCTGGATGGCCCAATTTTGGCAAAAATTCCAACGCCAAATCCTGGAAAGGACACGGTTCAGATGATTCCATTACCCCCAATTCAGGGGCGACATAGCTTGTATCTATCGCTGGATAGCCCAGAAAAACCGAAAGATTGGGTACAGATCAAATGGGTTGCGTTTACACCTGTTTTGCCGGGTCAGCCTCAAAACGCCGTTGGCGAAAAAGATAAATTATTGCTCGATCTGCTGAATACGGATGTCGAGCAAACGCCCATCATGCTGGATGGCTCCGGCGACCTCGCCAGAGAAACCCACGTTTTTGACCGAGGTAACTGGATGGTGAAAGGAAAACGAGTAACGCCCGACGTGCCGAAGTCATTTCCGGCGATGGACCCCAAACTCCCTAAAAATAGGCTTGGCATGGCCCAGTGGATGGTTAGCCGGGAGCATCCGCTTACGGCTCGTGTGGCTGTAAACCGTTTCTGGGAACAGCTATTCGGTACAGGTATTGTCGAAACGGTTGAAGACATGGGAACCCAGGGTATTCAACCCACTCATCGCGAATTGCTCGATTATCTGGCTGCAGAGTTCATGGAAACAGATCAGTGGAGTGTAAAAAAGTTGCTAAAAAAGATGGTGATGTCAGCAACCTACCGGCAACAATCCAACGCTTCTCCCGAAATGCTGGCAAAAGATCCGTTTAATAAGTTGCTGGCTCGCGGACCGCGTGTTCGATTGTCATCCGAAGCGGTGCATGATCAGGCGTTAGCGGTTAGTGGTTTATTGAGCTACAAAATGTACGGTCCCAGTGTGATGCCTATGCAACCCGATGGCATCTGGCAGTCACCTTACGATGGTGAATCCTGGAAACAAAGCACTGGCGAAGACCTCCACCGACGCGCCCTGTACACCTACTGGAAACGAACGGCACCTTACCCCTCAATGGTAACGTTTGATAGCCCCAGCCGGGAATTTTGTCAGTTGCGTCGTCTGCGAACCAACACGCCTTTGCAAGCTTTGGTAACGCTCAACGATCCAGTTTATGTAGAGGCCGCGCAGAATTTGGGAGAATATATGCGTACGCACGGCTCATCGCCAGAGCAACAGATTCAGGCGGGTTTCCGGCAGGTCATGCTCCGTGATTTAGCTCCTAAAAAACTGGCGGTGCTGGCTAAGCTCTATCGAAGTACCGAATACTATTACCGTCAGAAGCCCGGCGAAGCCGAAAATTTGCTGGATCACCCTGGTTTCGATTGTAAAAAGGTTTCCCCTCAATTGGCGGCCTTGACAGTAACAGCGAATACAATGCTAAATCTGGATGAGGTGATTACGAAAGAATGA
- a CDS encoding endonuclease domain-containing protein has protein sequence MGQLIHNRKAIEVFRRELRKNPTPFESLLWDRLRGSQLDGRKFRRQHSVGVYILDFYCPMERLCVEIDGSVHTNNDAILHDKDRDAALTQLQIRTLRISNAEIETDIEATLTKIKACFNN, from the coding sequence ATGGGCCAGTTAATACATAATCGGAAAGCGATAGAGGTATTTCGACGAGAATTGCGAAAGAATCCAACTCCTTTTGAATCATTACTTTGGGATCGACTAAGAGGGAGTCAATTGGATGGCCGTAAGTTTCGACGACAACACAGTGTAGGCGTTTATATACTTGACTTCTATTGCCCAATGGAACGCCTATGTGTCGAAATTGATGGCAGTGTGCATACAAACAATGATGCTATTCTTCACGATAAGGATCGAGATGCCGCGTTGACTCAGTTACAAATAAGGACATTACGCATTAGCAATGCTGAAATAGAAACAGATATAGAAGCAACGCTTACTAAAATTAAAGCCTGCTTTAACAACTAA